TGGTGAGGTGTCCACATGGTGAACCACCTGAACCACCAGACCTTTCTGACCATTGATCTGAACGTGATCCCCAACCCTGGGAACAGCATAAAAACCCACCAGTTGTTCAATTTGCCTGTCGTTGGTGCTTTTGACCAGAATCCTGCACATGATCAACATGTTGTCCTCCCTGGAAATGTTTGAAATCCTTTTGAATCTTACTTCTTTCAGAAGGACTGAGCACAATGGTCTGGGCAGGCTGGACACCCGCCCTCCTGCTGGTCAGAGGATCTTGGGCCACGACTCAACCGTCAGACACAAAATCCATCAGGTCCTCTCCTGAAGCTGCTGAAATCATGCACTGAAAACCCTGACATTCCACTGTGAGAGACAGCGGAATGTCAGGCCCCATCACACAGTACACTTGAAGCATGGTCGAAGTCATCGAGAGCACCCTCCCTGGTGTGGGTCGCAAATACATCATGAAACTGCGCTCTGGAGGCAGTGTCACCGTCATCTCCAAACCGGACGGCACCCGCGAAATGTACCACTTCAAGGGGAAAGACGACATCCCTTGCGACACCGTGCAGTTCAATCCTGAAGAAGCCCAGCAATTTGCCACCCTGCTCGGTGCGAATTTCTCCAAACCTGCCCTCAAGGAGGAAATCGAACTGGTGCTCGGCAAGCTGCAACTGGAGTGGATCACCTTATCGGAAGGGGTGAGCTGTGTCGGGCACACGCTGGGTGAACTGAACCTGCGTGCCCTCACCGGAGCCAGTGTGATTGCCATCATGCGGGGCGATGAGGCCATCCCCAACCCCCAGGTCTCTGAAGTCCTGCAACTCGGGGACACCCTGGTGTTGATCGGCAATGACCTGCAGATCAAAAAAGCCAGTGTCCTGCTGATGTGATTTTTACCTTTGCTTGAGCCCTTTCTGCCCTGTTTTCAGACCTGACTTCCCATCAGGTCTCTTGCCTTTTGAACACGACCTTCTGAACACAGTTTAAAGAGGAGATCATTTTGCCTTACGCAGATGGACTGAAGCATTTCGTGGAATCCCTCGGAGCCCTGGGAGAACTGGGCCTCATTGGTCTGGGTCTGTGGTTGAGTGGTCTTGTGGCCCAGTGGCTCAAATTGCCTGCCCTGCTCGGTTACATCGTGCTGGGCTTCCTGTGTGGCCCGATGGGTCCACTGCCCATCATTTACCCATCCGAGATCACTGCAGCCCTATCAGAGATTGGTGTGGTGCTGCTGATGTTTTTCATTGGTCTGGAATTCTCGCTGAAGCGTTTTCTGGAAGCGAGGGGCACCATCCTGAAATCTGGCATGCTGGACCTCCTCAACCTGCCTCTGGGATTCGCTGTGGGACTGATGCTGGGGTTTGGGTTCTGGCAGTGCGTGTTTCTGGCAGGCATCACCTACGTGAGCAGTTCCGGGGTGATCATCCGCATGCTGACCGAGCGGCAGCAGGTGGCACTCCCGGAAGCGGAACGCACCCTGGGTGTGCTGATTTTTGAAGACCTGGCCATGATCCTGTACCTGGGTACCCTCAGTGTCTTTACCGGAGGCAACATCTGGCAGAAACTCCTCGGGGTGATCGGTTTTGCCGTGATTTATGTGGTGCTCCTGCGTTTCGGACGCCCGATGCTGGAAAAAATCATGGAAGGCCAGAGCAAAGAGCAACTGGTGCTTCTGATGCTGGGCGGGGTGGCGATGTTCGCAGCCCTGGCCCACCTGATGTCCTTTCCAGATGCAGTTGCGGCTTTCTTGCTGGGTGCACTGGTGGGCGAACTGAGCCGCATGCACGAGGTGGAAGAGGTTTTGACCCCATGGCGAGATGTGGCTGTGGGGGCATTTTTTCTGGGGTTCGGCCTGAAGGTGGAAGCCCTGGCTTTGCTGGGTTCCCTGCTGACCGCAATTCCTCTGCTGCTGTTCACCCTCTTCAGCAAGACCATCACCGGGTTCTTTGCCGGGAAGGCCACCGGGCTGAGCCTGCGTGCGGCAGTGGGACACGGCCTGATGCTGCTCCCCAGAGGGGAATTCAGTCTGGTGATCGCTGGTCTGGCCGTGAGCAGTCCGCTCCTCTCCCAGATCCAGAAAACCGAACTGTATGAACTCACCAGTGCCTACGTGCTGCTGACCATCCTGCTGGGTGTGGTGGTGAGCTCCTACCACATTCCCCTCACCCGATGGCTTGCAGAACGCAGGTTCATTCAGCGGTTTGAGGGCACTGCAGGGGATTGAAGAAGTTAAATCCCAGGTTTTGCTTTCAAACCGCATCAGCATAGGGTGATTCCCGGATGCACTGTGCAGGGCTGGACGTTATGCTGCGGGCATCTTCTTTCAACGTCTTGCTCCATTGAGCTGCACACCTGCAGTGCAAGTCAGCTGCACCTGCAACAGAAAGGAAAAACCATGATGCACCAGTTGAACCTTCACTTCTCCCAGAACGACCTTGAGGTTTTCCAGCAAAGCGGGCTGCAGGTGGCTCTGGTCAAATCTGGACCAGACGCCTGGCCCTCGGTGACCTGGATTGCATTTTCTCCATACATGAGCAATGTCATCACCTGGGAGGAAAATTATGAGATCTACACCTCCCAGTCCCAGCTGCAGCCTGGCAGTGAGATCATCATGGATTCCACCCTCCCTGCACAACCTGGCCGAAAATACATGTATCAGAACATGTTTTTACAGGACGCTGGACCTCAGGATGGAGGCACGCCAGACCGTTTCCAGCTCGTCAATCGAAATTCCCAGATGGTCACCGCTGGTCTGGCGCAGGGTGCTGAAGTCAATGGCCAGTTCTTTTCTCCCGGTCCAGTGGGTGCTGTGCAAGTGTTCCCAGACCAGAGCACTTTTCTGACCCCTGCAAATCAGGTGCTTGTGTTCGCAACACCTTTCATTCAGGGTGGAACGGTCACTTCACAATTGCCAGGAAATGCACTCAGACTCGATTTTCAATCAGGCAACCCCAGCCAGAGTGTCCGCTTTGACCTCCGCACAGGGGGTTTTGTGCCTGATCAGATGCCAGCCATACAGTGAATCCTCTGCAACTCACTTGCCAAACAGCAGGGTGAAAATGGCCCCCCCCTCTGGATGGTTGCCTGCCTCCAGGGTTCCACCGTGCGCCTCCACGATGGCCCTGGCAATGGGGAGGCCCAGACCTGAGCCGCCATCTCCCCTGCTCTGGCGGGTTCTGGAAAAATCCCCCTTGTAAAACCGCTCGAAAACCCGCTCCAGGGCCTCGGGAGGGATGCCTGATCCGTGGTCTCTGACGGTGATCTGGGTCCCTCTTTCCGTCCTGCGGGCCTGAATCTCAATGGGCCCCTGGGCGTAATTGGTGGCGTTTTCCAGCAGGTTGTTGAGCACACGGGTGATCTGGGCAGGATCAAACACAGCTGTGAGTGATGGGGGGATGGTCTCCAGCACAATCTCCAGCCCCAGGTCCCCTGCCCTGCGCTGGTAGGCCTGAACGACATCCCTCAGGAAGTCCTGAAGCTTGAGGGTTTCGGTTCTCAGTTGCATCCCGCCACTTTCTGCCAGTGATAAGGTGCGCAGGTCCGTGACCAGCTGGGAAAGCAGCATCACCTGATGGTGAAGTCGATCCAGTGCCTGTTCATCTGTTGGGGTCACTCCATCTTGCATGGCTTCGATTTCTGAGCGCATCACTGCAAGGGGGGTTCTCAGGTCATGGGCGATGTCGGCCACCAGATTGCGCCTCCAGTTTTCCTGGCGCTCCAGGCCAGTCACCAGGTTGTTGAAGGCCTCGGTGAGGGTGCGCAGTTCACTGTGCATGGAAGGGAGGCGCAACTTGAGGCCCCTTTCTCCACGCTCCAGACGCTTTGCCCCTTCGGTGAGTTTGATCAGGGGGGAGGTGAAAATGCGGGTCACTGCTCCGGCAGCCATCGAGGCCAGAAAAAAGGAAAACATCGCAGACATGAACGCCGTTCCCGTGATGCGCTGGAACACCTCACGGGCCTGGGCGTGTTCTGGACCCGTCATGTGTTTCCATTTCCAGAACGCATGCTTGTAGGCTTCCGGGGCATCTGGAAAGAGGGCACTGTACACCGAGCCCAGTGTAAACCAGGTGTTCAGGAACACGGCTGCCAGGGCCACAAACGCAAAAATCACCGTCAGCCTCTTGCGAATTCCCCAGCCCTGCTTCCTGAACTTGCGCCCCTTGCTGAATTTTTCCCGCAACTCGGGGTTCTCGCGCAGGATTTTTCGCATGCGCCTGAAGTGCCCGAAAGGGTGCTGTTCGAGGGGGTGTTCAAAATGCGATTTGAAGGGGGGTTCGCAGTGCTTTTCAGTGTGTCTTTTGTGGCCCATGTTTCCCCTCAGTGCACCATGAGCTTGTAGCCCACGCCCCGCACCGTGTCAATCCGGTCCCCGTAAGGACCGAGCTTGCGGCGGATGTTCTTGATGTGGGCGTCCACCGTGCGTTCATCGGCGTAGGCGGCAGCATCTCCAGTGACAGCCAGCAACTCTGCACGTTGCCTGACCCGGTTGGGTTCTTTTGCCAGCAGGGCCAGCAGCTTGATTTCACTGGTGGTGAGGTCCATGATCTGGCCTTCGCAGCGCACCTCAAAGGCTCCGAGGTTCACTTCCAGCGCACCCACCCGGTACACCTCCGGGGCCATCACCTGCCCCTTTGCCCTTCTGAGCACAGCTTTGACCCTGGCAATGACCTCTCTTGGGCTGTAGGGTTTGACCACGTAGTCATCTGCTCCAAGTCCCAGGCCAACCAGTTTGTCCACCTCGTCATCTCTGGCCGTCAGCATGATGATGGGCAGATCAGACTCTGCCCTCACCCGACGTGCCACTTCAAATCCGTCCAGCAGAGGCAGCATCAGGTCCAGCAGGATCAGATCGGGTTGCGCAGCACGCCACAGCTCCAGAGCCTGCACCCCATTCTTGGCCCGCTCCGTCTGAAAGCCTTCCCGTTTCAGGTAGTCT
This sequence is a window from Deinococcus cellulosilyticus NBRC 106333 = KACC 11606. Protein-coding genes within it:
- a CDS encoding sensor histidine kinase, producing MGHKRHTEKHCEPPFKSHFEHPLEQHPFGHFRRMRKILRENPELREKFSKGRKFRKQGWGIRKRLTVIFAFVALAAVFLNTWFTLGSVYSALFPDAPEAYKHAFWKWKHMTGPEHAQAREVFQRITGTAFMSAMFSFFLASMAAGAVTRIFTSPLIKLTEGAKRLERGERGLKLRLPSMHSELRTLTEAFNNLVTGLERQENWRRNLVADIAHDLRTPLAVMRSEIEAMQDGVTPTDEQALDRLHHQVMLLSQLVTDLRTLSLAESGGMQLRTETLKLQDFLRDVVQAYQRRAGDLGLEIVLETIPPSLTAVFDPAQITRVLNNLLENATNYAQGPIEIQARRTERGTQITVRDHGSGIPPEALERVFERFYKGDFSRTRQSRGDGGSGLGLPIARAIVEAHGGTLEAGNHPEGGAIFTLLFGK
- a CDS encoding cation:proton antiporter encodes the protein MPYADGLKHFVESLGALGELGLIGLGLWLSGLVAQWLKLPALLGYIVLGFLCGPMGPLPIIYPSEITAALSEIGVVLLMFFIGLEFSLKRFLEARGTILKSGMLDLLNLPLGFAVGLMLGFGFWQCVFLAGITYVSSSGVIIRMLTERQQVALPEAERTLGVLIFEDLAMILYLGTLSVFTGGNIWQKLLGVIGFAVIYVVLLRFGRPMLEKIMEGQSKEQLVLLMLGGVAMFAALAHLMSFPDAVAAFLLGALVGELSRMHEVEEVLTPWRDVAVGAFFLGFGLKVEALALLGSLLTAIPLLLFTLFSKTITGFFAGKATGLSLRAAVGHGLMLLPRGEFSLVIAGLAVSSPLLSQIQKTELYELTSAYVLLTILLGVVVSSYHIPLTRWLAERRFIQRFEGTAGD
- a CDS encoding cation:proton antiporter regulatory subunit encodes the protein MVEVIESTLPGVGRKYIMKLRSGGSVTVISKPDGTREMYHFKGKDDIPCDTVQFNPEEAQQFATLLGANFSKPALKEEIELVLGKLQLEWITLSEGVSCVGHTLGELNLRALTGASVIAIMRGDEAIPNPQVSEVLQLGDTLVLIGNDLQIKKASVLLM
- a CDS encoding response regulator, with amino-acid sequence MAQTILIVEDEARLAEILEDYLKREGFQTERAKNGVQALELWRAAQPDLILLDLMLPLLDGFEVARRVRAESDLPIIMLTARDDEVDKLVGLGLGADDYVVKPYSPREVIARVKAVLRRAKGQVMAPEVYRVGALEVNLGAFEVRCEGQIMDLTTSEIKLLALLAKEPNRVRQRAELLAVTGDAAAYADERTVDAHIKNIRRKLGPYGDRIDTVRGVGYKLMVH